A region of Vibrio tubiashii ATCC 19109 DNA encodes the following proteins:
- a CDS encoding DUF4266 domain-containing protein — MTRNTFKLAVILAALQPMVTVAAPKVDLSNLGKKAPQVQQVDTQSELIEEEVISTRVYTSGQSDIGMRRNVELVRPTTAQLQLKKPKVVKENKSAFEFVDKALGIKPVKSWEKGTLAKKEMKPGGPVPEFDLFSEKVFAYKQGSVGGSGVGGGGCGCN, encoded by the coding sequence ATGACGCGTAATACCTTCAAGTTAGCGGTTATTTTAGCCGCTCTGCAGCCAATGGTTACGGTCGCCGCTCCTAAAGTTGACCTGAGTAATCTAGGCAAGAAAGCACCGCAAGTACAGCAGGTCGATACTCAGTCGGAATTGATTGAGGAAGAAGTAATTTCAACGCGTGTATACACCAGTGGGCAATCTGACATTGGTATGCGTCGAAATGTAGAACTTGTGAGGCCGACAACGGCTCAACTTCAGCTGAAAAAGCCGAAGGTTGTTAAAGAGAACAAATCTGCATTTGAGTTCGTTGATAAGGCGCTTGGTATTAAGCCGGTTAAGTCATGGGAAAAAGGCACGTTGGCTAAAAAAGAGATGAAGCCGGGTGGTCCTGTACCTGAGTTTGATCTGTTTTCAGAGAAAGTATTCGCCTACAAGCAAGGTTCGGTAGGTGGTAGTGGCGTCGGTGGTGGCGGTTGTGGTTGTAACTAA
- a CDS encoding type II secretion system F family protein translates to MIQVLVFAVVFFLLAILYLLRQHSLKKVVKQRVDSVALSPRHDAELSIIKKATSKGIVRSLFARLDALFSRGDKLVLTLGMIALPCLSFYFVTEVAWSWRIISGLTAGLLACCALYIVRKRQQSEEFERDITQVLGLISRAVSAGLSVPQAIEQVAQSQSGLLGREFLLIQDQLSLGRSLRSTLDEACARLPYKAFRYFSVALILNQSNGGQLRDILHSLSRTLHDNRAMQKKVKSLTSEPRMTARFLSILPFALLSVVAWMDPSLFSLLIDTESGQAVLIYCGISILMGAALLQALTKNWRFS, encoded by the coding sequence ATGATTCAGGTTTTAGTTTTTGCTGTTGTTTTCTTTCTGTTAGCTATTTTGTACTTGTTGCGTCAACACTCGCTCAAGAAAGTGGTTAAGCAACGGGTCGATTCGGTGGCGTTATCCCCAAGGCATGACGCTGAACTTTCGATCATAAAGAAAGCAACGTCTAAAGGCATTGTGAGAAGTTTGTTTGCCCGTTTGGATGCCTTGTTTTCCAGAGGCGATAAGCTCGTCCTTACTCTTGGTATGATCGCTTTACCATGTCTGAGCTTTTATTTCGTTACAGAGGTTGCTTGGTCTTGGCGGATAATCAGCGGTCTTACCGCTGGATTGTTGGCGTGTTGCGCTCTGTACATTGTTCGTAAGCGTCAGCAGTCAGAAGAATTTGAGCGAGACATAACGCAAGTACTTGGCTTAATCAGTCGTGCTGTTTCTGCGGGACTGTCTGTTCCTCAAGCGATTGAACAAGTTGCTCAGTCTCAGTCAGGATTACTTGGCCGTGAATTTCTGCTAATTCAGGATCAGCTTTCCTTGGGGCGTAGCCTACGCAGTACGCTTGATGAGGCGTGCGCACGTCTTCCATACAAAGCATTTCGCTATTTTTCGGTCGCTTTGATTCTTAACCAAAGTAATGGTGGTCAACTGAGAGATATCCTGCATAGCTTAAGCCGCACTTTGCACGACAATCGTGCCATGCAGAAAAAAGTAAAAAGTTTGACTTCAGAGCCTCGTATGACGGCTCGCTTTTTGTCGATTCTTCCGTTTGCTTTACTTAGCGTTGTTGCCTGGATGGACCCTTCTTTGTTCTCGCTATTGATTGATACAGAAAGTGGACAAGCGGTTCTAATTTACTGCGGCATCAGTATTTTAATGGGAGCTGCACTCCTCCAAGCGCTGACTAAAAACTGGAGGTTTTCATGA
- a CDS encoding CpaD family pilus assembly lipoprotein — MMKYLIPALIILGGCSSAPIEREPTINVVAVTNKLTLNLKGNALSSQQRQDVRTFIERKGTPYALRAKVVSHTKKGQAQASRIVNTLALQGMSLSNIEQAHIEQSKVGDIQIFVESFRAKVPKCQPQKYSNTFLNQFKTHPSFGCANQTALAQMVANPKDLIVGEELGPTNGAKAVSAIDSYIAPPSTNGAEDTQQTLPSAFGTN, encoded by the coding sequence ATGATGAAGTATTTAATTCCCGCTCTGATCATCTTAGGTGGCTGTAGTTCTGCGCCTATTGAGCGTGAGCCAACAATTAATGTTGTCGCGGTAACCAATAAGCTAACGCTCAATCTAAAAGGCAATGCTCTGTCTTCGCAGCAGCGACAAGACGTACGTACTTTTATTGAGCGTAAGGGAACGCCGTATGCACTAAGGGCGAAAGTAGTTAGCCACACCAAGAAGGGGCAAGCTCAAGCGTCACGCATCGTCAATACCCTTGCATTGCAAGGAATGTCGCTGAGCAATATAGAACAAGCGCATATAGAACAATCCAAAGTGGGTGACATTCAAATTTTTGTCGAATCTTTCCGTGCCAAAGTGCCGAAATGTCAGCCTCAAAAATACAGCAATACCTTTTTAAACCAGTTTAAAACACACCCATCCTTCGGTTGTGCTAACCAAACTGCACTCGCGCAAATGGTAGCAAATCCGAAAGACCTCATTGTTGGTGAAGAGCTCGGTCCAACCAATGGTGCTAAGGCTGTATCGGCGATAGACAGCTATATCGCACCACCTTCCACCAATGGGGCTGAAGATACTCAGCAAACTTTACCGTCTGCGTTTGGAACTAACTAA
- a CDS encoding P-loop NTPase, translated as MQKQNISVLVAASPLLDSYALSTAFAEQGITSLTSVAINEEEIVKQVVKHAFKVIALDIIEQPLEQAQALIHALKVRTGCHIVAIGSNEQIAFYRTVVKAGAQEYVLNPVEAGALNNVDFQTSFQEESKGQVISVVGSKGGVGASTIAANLARELHQRGDTISVADMDFSTGDLDLQFDVQGNTSLVEMLQFPERLEPVVYERSAIQVGEGISLFTGYLPLDVSPFWPEKSALDHFRKFCLSHSDKLILDLPSFSLRDQIGFSSLAHADVRVIVVEPTLASIRNAGQILSALESSQQPQSGKTNVVVANHTKSDKASLISCHDIQRALGFGVDVVMPFAPTHFLAKGALGQSSLKGNRKVNRAFAQLADLASGQVAVAKPRFWRRGA; from the coding sequence ATGCAAAAGCAAAATATCTCTGTTTTAGTCGCGGCTTCCCCGTTATTGGACTCGTACGCTCTAAGCACCGCTTTTGCGGAGCAGGGCATCACCTCTTTGACTAGCGTGGCGATTAATGAAGAGGAAATCGTCAAACAGGTTGTTAAGCATGCCTTTAAAGTCATTGCCTTGGATATCATTGAACAGCCGTTAGAGCAGGCGCAAGCTCTGATTCATGCGCTCAAAGTTCGTACTGGATGTCATATTGTTGCCATTGGCAGTAATGAACAAATTGCATTTTATCGAACAGTGGTGAAAGCAGGGGCACAAGAGTATGTGTTAAATCCCGTAGAAGCTGGTGCACTAAATAACGTTGACTTTCAGACTTCTTTTCAAGAAGAGAGTAAAGGCCAAGTCATCTCTGTGGTCGGTTCTAAAGGAGGCGTTGGAGCCTCAACCATTGCTGCTAACCTTGCCCGAGAATTGCACCAAAGAGGAGACACCATATCGGTTGCTGATATGGACTTTTCTACCGGTGACCTTGACTTGCAGTTTGATGTTCAAGGCAATACCTCACTAGTAGAGATGCTGCAATTCCCAGAGCGTTTAGAGCCGGTAGTTTATGAACGCAGCGCGATTCAAGTTGGGGAAGGAATAAGCTTATTTACCGGCTACTTACCGCTAGATGTGAGTCCATTTTGGCCTGAGAAAAGTGCATTAGATCATTTTCGCAAGTTCTGCTTATCTCATAGTGACAAGCTTATTCTAGACCTTCCATCGTTCTCTCTGCGTGACCAGATTGGTTTCAGTTCCTTAGCACATGCGGATGTTAGGGTTATTGTAGTTGAGCCGACACTGGCGTCGATACGAAATGCTGGTCAAATCCTTTCCGCCCTAGAAAGTTCACAGCAGCCGCAGTCAGGTAAAACCAATGTTGTAGTGGCGAACCACACTAAATCAGATAAAGCGTCGCTTATCTCTTGTCATGACATTCAGCGAGCGCTTGGATTTGGGGTGGACGTGGTTATGCCATTTGCTCCGACACATTTCCTTGCTAAAGGCGCGCTTGGTCAATCGTCTTTGAAAGGTAACCGCAAAGTAAATCGTGCTTTCGCGCAACTGGCTGATCTTGCTTCTGGGCAAGTTGCCGTCGCTAAACCTCGCTTCTGGCGAAGAGGTGCGTAA
- a CDS encoding DUF3570 domain-containing protein, which translates to MKKLPLTLLGAAAVANPALAEDHISQHYLNYEEYDGRVKAGDHVISFEKSIGLDWTLNAEIGYDSVSGASPSWGPTTPISGPSDAENRAKATEAAQGKTDEVIRRGYDPHASGYEIQKYELEDTRQSISASVTYRDERRNEWTIGQNFSREEDYESLGVNGKALIFADSLKNRSYSVGASMLFDKTLAFQKFANNTNAQDWESIFTGSLEAGLSQVFSPNYYMVFTGYAGYRQGYLSNHYLTVLREIDINNDGQIGSDEVFLGQDSRPDKRLSGGVNIQAFWSITDSLTIRPRYKWFQDDWGVKSHQIGSKLSWKVTNWFTLAPGYFWYTQDGADFFRDPKSADKTFAATGYATSDLRLGDFTANAYELGGSFKIYKGLSVNLLGAYYEQSNGFKARWWAIGASYAF; encoded by the coding sequence ATGAAAAAATTACCTTTAACGCTGCTTGGTGCAGCAGCAGTGGCCAATCCAGCCTTGGCAGAAGATCATATTTCACAGCATTACCTAAATTACGAAGAGTACGACGGTCGTGTTAAAGCGGGCGATCACGTTATCTCATTTGAAAAAAGCATCGGCCTTGATTGGACCTTAAATGCTGAAATCGGTTACGACAGTGTTTCTGGTGCATCTCCTTCATGGGGCCCAACGACGCCCATCAGTGGCCCAAGTGACGCCGAAAATCGTGCAAAAGCGACTGAAGCCGCTCAGGGTAAGACGGATGAAGTAATCCGTAGAGGTTATGATCCCCATGCGAGCGGTTACGAAATTCAGAAATACGAACTGGAAGATACGCGTCAGTCTATCTCAGCTAGCGTCACTTACCGAGATGAACGCCGTAATGAATGGACCATAGGCCAAAATTTTTCTCGCGAAGAAGATTATGAAAGCCTTGGGGTTAACGGAAAAGCGCTGATTTTTGCCGATTCCTTGAAAAACCGCTCTTATAGCGTTGGCGCATCCATGCTATTTGATAAGACGCTTGCGTTTCAGAAGTTTGCAAACAACACCAATGCCCAAGATTGGGAAAGTATCTTTACAGGAAGTCTAGAGGCGGGCCTATCACAAGTATTTAGCCCAAACTATTACATGGTCTTCACTGGCTACGCGGGGTATCGACAGGGCTACTTAAGCAACCACTATCTAACAGTGTTACGTGAGATCGATATCAACAATGACGGTCAAATTGGCTCTGACGAGGTGTTTTTAGGCCAAGATTCTCGTCCTGATAAGCGCTTATCAGGCGGTGTGAATATTCAAGCCTTCTGGTCGATAACGGATTCATTGACCATCCGACCTCGTTATAAATGGTTCCAAGATGATTGGGGTGTTAAGTCTCATCAAATTGGTAGTAAGCTGTCTTGGAAAGTCACTAATTGGTTTACGCTCGCGCCTGGTTATTTCTGGTATACACAAGATGGGGCGGATTTCTTCCGTGACCCGAAAAGTGCGGATAAAACCTTTGCAGCTACTGGATACGCTACATCAGATTTACGTTTAGGCGACTTCACCGCCAATGCATATGAACTTGGCGGTAGCTTTAAGATTTATAAGGGTCTAAGTGTTAACCTGCTTGGCGCTTACTATGAGCAATCAAATGGTTTTAAAGCACGCTGGTGGGCGATAGGAGCAAGTTATGCCTTCTAG
- a CDS encoding TlpA family protein disulfide reductase, whose amino-acid sequence MINRIIVLLVLIWTIPAMAFQEGDVLTDSAAQRLNLDAEQLTIVDFFAEWCVSCRHELPEVNELYGELEGTGVTVVGVDVDEEVEVGLAFQKALGLDFPVVNDPEQSLIGEFKPIGMPALYYIYQGQVLKVRFGAINNISQVITDDLAEMGVQL is encoded by the coding sequence ATGATTAATCGAATAATCGTATTGCTGGTTCTCATTTGGACGATACCGGCTATGGCCTTCCAAGAAGGTGACGTACTTACTGATTCAGCCGCTCAGCGTTTAAATCTGGATGCTGAGCAACTCACTATCGTCGACTTTTTTGCTGAGTGGTGTGTGTCATGTCGTCATGAGTTACCCGAAGTGAATGAGTTATATGGAGAATTAGAAGGTACCGGAGTTACTGTCGTCGGCGTTGACGTTGATGAAGAAGTCGAAGTTGGCTTGGCTTTTCAGAAAGCTCTTGGACTCGACTTTCCCGTCGTGAATGACCCAGAACAGTCTCTAATTGGTGAATTTAAGCCGATTGGTATGCCAGCACTTTATTACATCTACCAAGGACAAGTGCTCAAAGTTCGTTTTGGAGCAATTAACAACATTAGCCAAGTCATTACTGACGATCTCGCTGAAATGGGAGTTCAGTTATGA
- a CDS encoding type II secretion system F family protein, giving the protein MISMLGIGLVLMGVIGAISSYFYASQRDAVKQRLNKVATSVSAPKASGNKWRWATNPKRGKKLAMIGYSASYAETVFMLMRLTLMLIGGSVWMVSQQLEMNAAGFAQGIAIAISVGIAVDKVLDWRVEIVRQEIARITPDALDLMVVCVNSGLPLEETFRTVGGEMESISRALSREWLLTATEMSVLDSPYQALDNLDERLSLPEVNNMVVTMSQALKFGTPMSEALKLIASDSRQYHLLELEEWVGKIPSKMSFPLVVFIMLPVVVIIVAPIVLSLFDTLGQL; this is encoded by the coding sequence ATGATATCTATGTTGGGGATTGGCCTGGTGCTCATGGGAGTCATCGGGGCCATTTCAAGCTATTTCTATGCATCGCAAAGAGATGCAGTAAAGCAAAGGCTGAACAAAGTCGCCACATCAGTTTCCGCTCCAAAGGCTTCAGGTAACAAATGGCGATGGGCGACGAACCCTAAACGCGGGAAAAAGCTTGCAATGATCGGCTATTCAGCCAGTTATGCTGAGACGGTCTTTATGCTGATGCGCTTAACACTCATGCTCATAGGTGGCTCAGTGTGGATGGTTTCGCAGCAGCTAGAGATGAATGCGGCAGGTTTTGCTCAGGGTATTGCAATTGCAATTTCGGTTGGTATTGCGGTCGATAAGGTCCTCGACTGGCGAGTGGAAATCGTTCGTCAAGAGATTGCACGAATTACGCCAGATGCTTTGGATCTGATGGTGGTATGTGTGAATTCTGGTTTGCCACTAGAGGAAACTTTCAGAACCGTTGGCGGTGAGATGGAGTCTATCTCAAGGGCGCTATCACGGGAATGGTTACTAACTGCGACTGAAATGTCAGTACTTGATTCCCCATATCAAGCTCTAGATAACCTCGATGAGCGCTTGTCTCTACCTGAAGTGAACAACATGGTGGTTACCATGTCGCAAGCACTTAAATTTGGTACTCCTATGTCAGAGGCGCTCAAGCTTATTGCCTCCGATAGTCGCCAGTATCATCTGCTAGAACTCGAAGAATGGGTCGGCAAGATCCCATCCAAAATGTCTTTTCCATTGGTCGTATTCATCATGTTGCCCGTTGTGGTCATTATCGTAGCGCCAATCGTCTTAAGCCTATTCGACACATTGGGGCAATTATGA
- a CDS encoding CpaF family protein — protein MFGHSRVKTRSNHTLSSVVQEKATDPVREHYQSIHAQVVNAIEASVVVKLSAKELEGRIHMLVNEIVATDQLPLGHRDVSLVVKQLVDELRGLGPLQPLIDDPVVTDIMVNGYREVYVEKLGKLQKTNVVFRSEEQLLNLARRIVGKIGRRIDETSPLVDARLEDGSRVNVMIPPLALDGTYISIRKFSQDKMSLNQLAENGAMSQGMVKLLDVVVRSRLNVLVAGGTGAGKTTLLNALSFSISPNERIVTIEDAAELKLQQPHVVRAETRPANAEGLPAIGQRELVKNALRMRPDRIILGEVRGDEAFEMMQAMNTGHDGSLSTLHANSPTDALVRIENMLMMAQSSLPLFALRRQVADTVDIVVQVERMRDGKRRVVAITEILGLEGEQYVTQDLYRYVSQGEDVQGNLFGHFQSAKTVPGFADKASYYQLEPQLRSAMELD, from the coding sequence ATGTTTGGTCATTCTAGAGTCAAAACGCGTTCGAATCATACGTTAAGTAGTGTGGTGCAAGAGAAAGCAACGGATCCCGTACGCGAGCATTATCAAAGCATTCATGCTCAGGTCGTCAATGCCATTGAGGCGAGTGTGGTGGTAAAGCTTTCAGCGAAAGAGCTTGAAGGCAGAATCCATATGCTCGTCAACGAGATTGTTGCTACGGATCAGCTACCACTAGGACATCGAGATGTTTCTCTGGTAGTGAAGCAGCTTGTTGATGAGTTGCGCGGTCTAGGGCCGCTACAACCTTTAATCGATGACCCTGTCGTCACCGATATTATGGTCAATGGTTATCGCGAAGTGTATGTAGAGAAGTTAGGCAAACTACAAAAAACCAACGTGGTGTTTCGTAGTGAAGAACAGCTGCTCAATCTAGCTCGACGTATAGTAGGAAAAATTGGTCGTAGAATTGATGAAACGTCACCCTTGGTTGATGCTCGCTTGGAAGATGGTAGCCGTGTCAACGTCATGATACCTCCTCTGGCACTCGATGGTACTTACATTTCCATCCGTAAATTTAGCCAAGACAAAATGTCTTTGAATCAATTGGCTGAAAACGGCGCGATGTCGCAAGGAATGGTTAAGTTGCTTGATGTCGTTGTCCGTAGCCGCTTGAACGTACTCGTCGCGGGTGGAACGGGTGCTGGTAAAACTACCTTACTCAATGCGCTTTCTTTTAGCATCTCGCCTAATGAACGTATTGTCACAATTGAGGATGCAGCAGAGCTTAAGTTGCAGCAACCACATGTTGTTCGCGCGGAAACTCGCCCTGCCAATGCAGAGGGTTTGCCGGCTATAGGCCAGAGGGAATTAGTGAAAAATGCGCTGCGTATGCGACCAGATCGAATCATTCTAGGTGAAGTCCGCGGTGATGAAGCGTTCGAAATGATGCAAGCAATGAACACTGGCCACGATGGTTCTTTGTCTACCTTGCATGCTAACTCACCAACAGATGCTCTGGTTCGAATCGAAAATATGCTGATGATGGCGCAGTCTAGCCTTCCGCTATTCGCATTGCGTCGTCAGGTGGCAGATACGGTCGACATTGTTGTTCAGGTAGAGCGAATGCGAGATGGCAAACGTCGCGTGGTTGCCATTACTGAAATTCTTGGGTTAGAAGGTGAGCAGTACGTTACCCAAGACCTCTATCGTTATGTCTCACAAGGCGAGGATGTTCAAGGTAACCTATTTGGTCACTTCCAAAGCGCCAAAACCGTGCCAGGATTTGCCGACAAAGCAAGCTATTACCAGTTGGAGCCACAACTTCGCAGTGCTATGGAGCTGGATTAA
- a CDS encoding tetratricopeptide repeat protein codes for MIKTLVSIALCGLLVGCQSAPETNSAQEDLKLANTALLNGHADNALTIYKQRLVISPNDTELLFLAGSACNQSARFDEALHYLNKGNQLAPSYQFEREIGRAHLALGNLVQAQSSLEKSVKGDANDDVALNSLGVTHSLNHQYGLARKAFSDALALKPDSLEYRNNMALAWMLDGNPQQSIRILYPIYQRGEASSKLRLNLALSYAMSGDAEAAKVVAQQDLSQVELENNARFYQSVANKFGGVSK; via the coding sequence ATGATCAAAACTCTTGTTTCCATCGCGCTTTGCGGCTTGCTAGTGGGTTGCCAGTCTGCGCCAGAAACCAATAGCGCGCAGGAAGATTTAAAACTAGCCAATACAGCCTTGTTAAATGGGCATGCAGATAATGCGCTGACAATTTATAAACAGCGCTTGGTTATCAGCCCAAATGATACTGAACTATTGTTTCTCGCCGGTTCCGCATGCAATCAATCCGCTCGTTTTGATGAAGCATTGCACTATCTGAATAAGGGTAATCAGCTCGCGCCTTCGTATCAATTTGAGAGGGAAATTGGTCGTGCGCACTTGGCTCTCGGCAACTTGGTACAAGCTCAATCTTCACTTGAAAAGTCGGTAAAGGGTGACGCTAATGACGATGTCGCTTTAAACAGCCTTGGGGTCACTCATTCCCTCAATCATCAATATGGATTGGCAAGAAAAGCTTTCTCTGACGCGCTCGCATTAAAACCAGATAGTCTTGAATATAGAAACAATATGGCATTGGCATGGATGCTAGATGGCAACCCTCAACAGAGTATTCGGATTCTGTATCCCATTTATCAAAGGGGAGAGGCTAGCAGTAAGCTACGGCTTAACTTAGCGTTGTCATATGCGATGAGTGGGGATGCGGAAGCAGCGAAAGTAGTCGCTCAGCAAGACCTGTCACAAGTAGAACTAGAGAATAATGCTCGTTTTTATCAGAGTGTGGCGAACAAGTTTGGTGGTGTGTCTAAATGA
- a CDS encoding TadE/TadG family type IV pilus assembly protein, which yields MKRQQGSQTLEFAMIALPFMLLMLAIFELTRFLWVNMIFESAVSSAIREVRVLSPSYAADQKFEARIAEFPLLRSEDIEVSQPRYAKTFAQLAQKTPVSSSQAILGEYSVSYRFAFLVVPRLNEAFSEVTTLKRTVVVSYDR from the coding sequence ATGAAGCGTCAACAAGGCAGCCAAACTCTTGAATTCGCCATGATAGCGTTGCCTTTTATGCTATTGATGTTGGCGATTTTCGAGTTAACCCGATTCTTGTGGGTCAATATGATCTTTGAGTCTGCGGTAAGCAGCGCGATACGTGAAGTGAGAGTACTAAGCCCTTCGTATGCTGCGGACCAAAAGTTTGAGGCTCGTATTGCGGAGTTTCCTCTTTTGCGCTCTGAGGATATTGAAGTGAGTCAACCTCGCTACGCAAAAACCTTCGCTCAGTTGGCACAGAAAACTCCAGTGTCATCCTCACAAGCTATTTTGGGGGAGTACAGTGTTTCATATCGATTCGCCTTCCTAGTGGTTCCGCGATTGAATGAAGCCTTTTCAGAAGTGACGACTTTGAAGCGAACGGTTGTGGTGAGCTATGACCGCTAA
- a CDS encoding vWA domain-containing protein, translating into MLNNQIMRQKGSVSLSYLALLIPMVVAAAATIVIGYQVQLSNRATQAVDAASLACAFAGTADKNMNQRYLDFYRPKVVGVTAEPDMSSGCKVKMGYRLNSIFTSLTLSDTSFVASANSSELVRVEPSVSSSPTELVVVLDISGSMSSSITALKQILNNALTSLKSQQAQANSRDHIKLSVVPFADGVSVSNAPWLPQAGVFCVDGLTKQGGNVSASETVSNLDASHDKVSVDFKAPNQWLADCSATSPLLPLTSDLDVVANHIDRLAVTGGTASYQGLIWGIRQLTPNWQKDWGVTSRSSTSPTRKLVLMTDGADSNDTLDQLISAGLCDKASNTFGIQLNFIGFNVLAPRLEQFRRCAQSGSANSGKVFQANSTEELNEYFEQILKLEYETVLNFGNK; encoded by the coding sequence ATGCTAAATAACCAAATAATGCGCCAGAAAGGCTCGGTATCTTTAAGCTACTTAGCTCTGTTGATTCCTATGGTGGTGGCGGCCGCTGCGACTATTGTTATCGGTTACCAAGTTCAGTTATCTAACCGTGCGACACAAGCTGTAGATGCGGCGAGTTTGGCCTGTGCTTTTGCAGGGACAGCGGACAAGAACATGAATCAACGCTATTTGGATTTCTATCGTCCAAAAGTGGTTGGTGTGACGGCTGAGCCCGACATGTCTTCAGGCTGCAAGGTCAAGATGGGCTATCGTTTAAACTCAATCTTCACCTCTTTGACTTTATCTGACACTTCTTTTGTTGCGAGTGCGAATTCAAGTGAACTGGTCAGGGTAGAGCCTAGTGTCTCTTCATCTCCAACCGAATTGGTGGTGGTACTTGATATTTCTGGTTCTATGTCGAGTTCAATTACGGCATTGAAGCAGATATTAAACAATGCCCTTACTTCGTTAAAAAGCCAGCAAGCGCAAGCCAACAGCAGAGATCATATCAAACTCTCTGTTGTGCCATTCGCTGATGGAGTCTCAGTCAGCAACGCTCCTTGGTTACCGCAAGCAGGCGTGTTTTGTGTTGATGGGTTGACGAAGCAAGGAGGCAACGTCTCAGCGAGCGAGACGGTATCAAACCTAGATGCCTCCCACGACAAAGTGAGTGTTGACTTCAAAGCGCCAAATCAATGGTTAGCGGATTGTAGCGCGACTTCCCCATTATTACCGCTGACATCAGATCTAGATGTCGTGGCAAATCATATTGACAGGTTGGCTGTGACGGGAGGAACGGCATCGTATCAAGGATTGATATGGGGAATTAGGCAGCTAACTCCCAATTGGCAGAAGGACTGGGGTGTTACCTCTCGCTCTTCTACAAGCCCCACCCGAAAGCTGGTACTGATGACGGACGGTGCTGATTCAAATGACACTTTGGATCAACTCATCAGTGCAGGTCTATGTGATAAAGCGTCAAACACATTTGGTATCCAGTTGAATTTCATTGGCTTTAACGTTCTAGCTCCTCGTCTCGAACAATTTAGACGTTGTGCGCAGAGTGGTTCAGCTAACTCAGGCAAGGTTTTTCAAGCCAATAGTACCGAAGAGCTTAATGAGTACTTTGAACAAATTCTAAAGCTTGAATACGAAACAGTGCTCAATTTTGGAAATAAATAA
- the tadF gene encoding tight adherence pilus pseudopilin TadF — protein MTAKIKSQQGATVVEFPFVVLGIMVIVFGLVSIYRLMYVQTRMDSSAFVVAEAVSRTLNGTPDSRQYSAENLLEVATRMLPTGFERQKVGVVLDIYDETSNVPIYSVIAGAQCQEAGSKVKPKSLVPVNQQVSSAFYGREATLIKLHLCVLEPFNPDSRFAIDGLVLPSELSSNAVMIGRHYAK, from the coding sequence ATGACCGCTAAAATCAAATCACAACAAGGTGCAACGGTTGTCGAGTTCCCCTTTGTCGTGCTCGGCATTATGGTCATCGTGTTTGGTTTAGTCTCCATCTATCGCTTGATGTACGTTCAAACTCGCATGGACAGCAGTGCTTTTGTAGTAGCGGAGGCTGTTTCCAGAACCCTAAATGGGACTCCAGACAGTCGTCAATACAGTGCTGAAAACTTGCTGGAAGTTGCTACTCGAATGCTACCAACAGGCTTTGAACGCCAAAAGGTGGGTGTTGTATTAGATATCTATGATGAGACCTCAAATGTACCGATCTACTCAGTAATCGCAGGTGCTCAATGCCAAGAGGCAGGGTCAAAAGTGAAGCCCAAGAGCTTGGTTCCCGTTAACCAACAAGTTTCCAGTGCTTTCTACGGTAGAGAAGCGACCTTGATAAAATTGCACCTATGCGTTTTAGAGCCGTTTAATCCAGACTCTCGTTTTGCGATTGATGGTCTGGTTTTACCTAGCGAACTATCGAGCAATGCAGTCATGATTGGGAGGCACTATGCTAAATAA